In one window of Rhodoglobus vestalii DNA:
- a CDS encoding amidohydrolase, whose amino-acid sequence MASTLFVGNVLTLTESAPRAEAVLVADERIAAVGTEHELRLLLPDDATVVDLGDRTLMPGLIEPHGHPTSSAILLSDNVVDIRPVVVKDPHKVMDLIWDAIATHPDGVMANGWDPLLQVGLDNPTRASLDELAGTVPLVIVHNSGHTSFFNTAAANLAGITRETPDPAGASYGRDNAGELTGTANETAAIFAIADPFLRKSYAEFGPLIAAELSRANKAGVTTVCDMSWNPAQAPLLTAARQDHELTARLRFYEMSHPGGTSTVPRQNGDDIVTQIGIKTWADGSPWVGNIATSFPYLTNATTTAMGLGPDHRGVANFSQEELTKISRGYAAQGWQLACHAHGDLAIDSVLNAWQTVITELTLTDHRFRLEHVGAITAAQCERAAALGVTVSVFVDHIHYWGDVLVNELFGEPGTRWADAQSAVAAGIRTTFHNDGTVTPLEPFRNMSVAMTRLSDTGLKLDGAEGVSLDDALKAHTVHAAWQLRSENQIGSIEVGKYADLIIVDQDPHTVTAEKLASTRVLATYFAGALVYERE is encoded by the coding sequence GTGGCTTCAACACTATTCGTCGGAAACGTCCTCACTCTCACCGAGAGCGCCCCGCGTGCGGAAGCCGTACTCGTTGCGGATGAACGCATCGCTGCGGTCGGCACCGAACACGAACTTCGGCTGTTGCTGCCAGACGACGCCACCGTGGTCGACCTTGGTGATCGCACCCTCATGCCAGGCCTCATTGAGCCGCACGGACATCCCACCTCAAGCGCAATACTGCTCAGCGACAACGTGGTCGACATCCGACCCGTTGTTGTCAAAGATCCTCACAAGGTGATGGACCTCATCTGGGATGCCATCGCGACACATCCCGACGGTGTCATGGCCAACGGTTGGGATCCCCTACTCCAAGTAGGACTCGACAACCCCACCCGCGCCAGCCTCGACGAACTTGCCGGCACCGTGCCCCTCGTCATAGTGCACAACTCCGGACACACCTCATTCTTTAACACCGCCGCCGCCAATCTTGCCGGCATTACCCGCGAGACCCCCGACCCCGCCGGAGCCTCCTACGGACGGGATAACGCCGGAGAACTCACTGGAACAGCAAACGAAACCGCCGCCATCTTTGCTATCGCCGACCCCTTCCTCCGCAAATCGTATGCAGAATTTGGGCCCCTCATCGCCGCCGAACTGAGCCGCGCCAACAAAGCGGGCGTCACCACCGTCTGTGACATGTCGTGGAACCCCGCCCAAGCCCCACTGCTGACAGCAGCGCGGCAAGATCACGAACTCACCGCCCGGCTTCGCTTCTACGAAATGTCGCATCCCGGCGGAACCAGCACGGTTCCCCGCCAGAACGGCGACGACATAGTCACCCAAATCGGGATCAAAACCTGGGCAGACGGCTCCCCCTGGGTGGGAAACATCGCCACCTCGTTTCCATACCTCACCAATGCGACCACCACCGCGATGGGGCTCGGACCTGACCACCGCGGTGTCGCCAACTTCTCCCAAGAAGAACTCACCAAAATATCGCGGGGCTATGCCGCCCAAGGATGGCAGCTCGCCTGCCACGCCCACGGAGACCTCGCAATCGACAGCGTCTTGAACGCGTGGCAAACCGTCATCACCGAGCTCACCCTCACTGACCACCGTTTTCGCCTCGAACATGTCGGCGCCATCACGGCAGCACAGTGTGAGCGCGCCGCTGCCCTCGGGGTCACGGTCAGCGTTTTCGTCGACCACATCCATTACTGGGGTGACGTTCTGGTCAATGAACTCTTCGGTGAACCCGGCACACGATGGGCGGATGCTCAGAGTGCAGTAGCCGCCGGAATCCGCACCACCTTCCACAACGACGGCACCGTCACGCCGCTCGAGCCGTTCCGCAACATGTCCGTGGCCATGACACGACTCAGCGACACCGGCCTCAAGCTCGACGGAGCCGAAGGGGTGTCTTTAGACGACGCACTTAAGGCGCACACAGTGCATGCGGCGTGGCAGCTGCGGTCCGAAAACCAGATCGGCAGCATCGAGGTGGGAAAGTACGCTGACCTGATCATCGTGGATCAAGATCCCCACACAGTCACTGCCGAAAAATTGGCGTCGACCCGAGTGCTCGCTACCTACTTCGCCGGCGCCCTCGTTTACGAGCGTGAATAG
- the pdxY gene encoding pyridoxal kinase PdxY, with protein MKILSIQSAVAFGHVGNSAAVFPLQRIGVEVLPVYTVNFSNHTGYGAWRGPMIDPTDVSEVIAGIEDRGVFPQIDVILSGYQGGEGIADVIIDTVARVKAANPNAIYACDPVMGNAKSGCFVGPAIPILLRERVVPAADIITPNQFELGFLTNTEPDTIESTLVSADLARAMGPSTVLVTSVQRPDREADTIEMMVVTDAGAWIVQTPQLPMKANGSGDVTAALFTAHLTRGGDAADALARTASSVFDLLTKTLDSGERELQLVESQAFYAEPRMQFAAHQVR; from the coding sequence ATGAAGATCCTCTCGATTCAGTCAGCGGTCGCCTTCGGTCATGTCGGCAACTCAGCCGCAGTGTTCCCGCTGCAGCGCATCGGCGTTGAGGTGCTGCCCGTTTATACGGTCAACTTCTCGAACCACACCGGCTATGGCGCGTGGCGCGGGCCGATGATCGACCCCACCGACGTCTCCGAAGTCATTGCCGGTATCGAAGATCGCGGAGTGTTCCCCCAAATCGACGTCATCCTGTCGGGGTATCAGGGTGGCGAGGGCATCGCCGATGTCATCATCGATACCGTTGCCCGAGTCAAGGCTGCCAACCCGAACGCGATCTACGCCTGCGACCCGGTGATGGGCAATGCGAAATCCGGATGCTTCGTTGGCCCCGCCATCCCGATCCTGCTCCGCGAGCGTGTGGTTCCTGCCGCGGACATCATCACGCCCAACCAGTTCGAGCTCGGCTTTCTCACCAACACCGAGCCCGACACCATCGAGTCGACTCTCGTGTCCGCCGACCTCGCCCGCGCCATGGGCCCGAGCACCGTCCTCGTCACGAGCGTCCAGCGCCCCGACCGCGAAGCAGACACCATCGAAATGATGGTTGTGACGGATGCCGGAGCCTGGATCGTACAGACCCCGCAGCTGCCGATGAAGGCCAACGGTTCCGGCGATGTCACCGCGGCGCTTTTCACCGCGCACCTCACGCGCGGTGGGGACGCTGCCGATGCCCTCGCGCGCACGGCATCCAGCGTCTTCGACCTGCTCACGAAGACTCTTGACTCCGGCGAACGCGAACTACAGCTCGTCGAGTCGCAAGCGTTCTATGCCGAACCGCGAATGCAATTCGCTGCGCACCAGGTGCGGTAG
- a CDS encoding M23 family metallopeptidase, with product MLTLSAIMAVAVSVTVPAAAHMAPSSRELPSIAYAASASDATQQVSSAAGAEAEASVPDQSFASSIDTEISAATRDALAVEKIVVEPPPAPVYAGPSGSFAGSYAGEFAGFLAMWPASAPVNDGFGYRGAGEFHGGIDLMTGSGATIVSASPGVVTQVTFGGGWGQFIKIDHGSGVSTLYSHLIQGSQMVSPGQTVAAGTPIGLSGSTGYVTVAHLHFETYVNGSRVDPMGLLP from the coding sequence ATGCTGACACTCAGCGCAATCATGGCAGTTGCCGTGAGCGTGACTGTTCCAGCCGCAGCACACATGGCACCGTCATCTCGTGAACTTCCGTCAATTGCGTACGCGGCTTCAGCATCCGACGCAACCCAGCAAGTGTCATCCGCCGCAGGTGCCGAAGCTGAAGCATCCGTACCCGACCAGTCATTCGCGTCATCCATCGATACCGAAATCAGCGCCGCAACGCGCGACGCTCTCGCAGTAGAAAAGATCGTCGTCGAGCCACCTCCCGCCCCCGTTTACGCTGGCCCCTCCGGCTCCTTCGCGGGTTCTTACGCCGGAGAGTTCGCCGGCTTCCTAGCCATGTGGCCGGCAAGCGCCCCCGTCAACGATGGCTTCGGCTACCGCGGTGCTGGCGAATTCCATGGCGGCATTGACCTCATGACCGGCAGCGGCGCCACCATCGTTTCCGCGTCCCCCGGTGTGGTCACCCAGGTCACCTTCGGCGGTGGTTGGGGTCAGTTCATCAAGATCGATCACGGTAGCGGAGTATCCACTCTCTACTCGCACCTGATTCAGGGCTCACAAATGGTGTCACCCGGCCAAACCGTGGCAGCAGGAACGCCCATCGGATTGAGCGGAAGCACCGGCTACGTCACCGTCGCCCACCTCCACTTCGAGACCTACGTGAACGGTTCGCGAGTCGACCCCATGGGGCTCCTGCCCTAA